In one Magallana gigas chromosome 7, xbMagGiga1.1, whole genome shotgun sequence genomic region, the following are encoded:
- the LOC105348090 gene encoding outer membrane lipoprotein Blc, translating into MKKKIEMLRNVIFVCLCVVNLSSAFILDTFLGSAVQPVSALDVQKYLGRWFQMYGSQSIYATFERGAYCVTADYTLANDGTNHITVLNSERLNSGTGPIKVIHGYATPSDTPGKLTVHLESVIFDAPYWVIKLGPATYGSENKYQYAIVSDNVKATLFVLARDPEVFKRDYEAEVLQFLKEKGFTTLVNRPVKTYHESDCIYNDQHQ; encoded by the exons atgaaaaagaaaatcgaAATGTTACGAAACGTAATTTTTGTATGCCTGTGTGTGGTGAATTTAAGTTCGGCTTTCATTCTTGATACATTTTTGGGAAGTGCAGTTCAACCCGTATCAGCACTTGATGTTCAAAAATATCTAGGAAGATGGTTTCAG ATGTATGGCAGTCAATCAATTTATGCCACATTTGAAAGAGGTGCTTATTGCGTCACTGCCGATT ACACATTAGCAAATGACGGAACCAATCACATCACTGTACTAAACTCTGAACGACTGAATTCTGGTACTGGTCCAATTAAGGTCATACATGGATACGCCACTCCAAGTGACACCCCCGGAAAACTTACCGTTCACTTGGAGTCAGTTATATTTGATGCCCCAT ACTGGGTGATCAAGCTTGGACCTGCCACTTATGGAAGTGAAAACAAGTACCAGTATGCTATAGTAAGCGACAATGTCAAGGCCACCCTCTTCGTGTTAGCACGTGACCCGGAAGTGTTTAAGAGAGACTACGAAGCAGAGGTTCTGCAGTTTTTAAAGGAGAAAGGTTTCACAACTCTTGTGAACAGGCCAGTGAAGACATATCATGAGAGTGATTGTATTTATAATGATCAACACCAATGA